AAAACAGGACCGTTTTTGTAACAGGGGCATCTTCAGGTATCGGCCTCGCCACCGCCCGCAAGTTCGCAGAAGCAGGCGCCCGCGTGCTGATGGCCGCACGACGTATCGACCGACTCGAGAAACTCGCCAGTTTGTTTCAAACCGAAACCCATCTGCTCAAACTCGATGTTCGCAACAAGGCGGCTGTGGAAAAGGAAATAAGCGGACTTCCCTCGGCCTGGCAGGAGATAGACATCCTCATTAATAACGCCGGATTAAGCCGGGGACTCGATAAGCTGCACCAGGGAGACACCGCCGACTGGGATGAGATGATCGACACCAATGTCAAAGGCCTCTTGTACGTTAGTAGAGCCGTCATCCCCGGCATGGTTAAACGCGGACGGGGTCAGATCGTCAATATCGGCTCGATCGCCGGCCATGAGCTGTACCCGGGCGGCAACGTCTACTGCGCCACCAAACATGCCGTCAATGCCCTGACCCGCGGATTGCTGATGGATCTGGTGGACACGCCAGTGAGAGTTTGCAGTGTCGATCCGGGACTGGTCCAAACCGAGTTTTCCGAAGTGCGGTTTCATGGCGACACGGAGCGTGCCGCCGGAGTATACCAGGGGTACAAACCGCTTTCCGGCGACGACATCGCCGAGTCGATACTCTGGGTATGCAGCCGCCCGGAGCATGTCCAGGTGGCCGAACTGATCATCCTGCCCAAAGCCCAAGCCTCGGCCATGGTGGTGCACAAGCAGGTCTGAGAAACCGTCCTTATCGCCACTATTATCTTGCATAGATCGTTGCCGACATTCCTCTTATCCGAAGCTCTGGGACAGAATCGCACGAGCACTATATGCAGTTATTGACTCGCG
This is a stretch of genomic DNA from Candidatus Zixiibacteriota bacterium. It encodes these proteins:
- a CDS encoding SDR family oxidoreductase gives rise to the protein MLKNRTVFVTGASSGIGLATARKFAEAGARVLMAARRIDRLEKLASLFQTETHLLKLDVRNKAAVEKEISGLPSAWQEIDILINNAGLSRGLDKLHQGDTADWDEMIDTNVKGLLYVSRAVIPGMVKRGRGQIVNIGSIAGHELYPGGNVYCATKHAVNALTRGLLMDLVDTPVRVCSVDPGLVQTEFSEVRFHGDTERAAGVYQGYKPLSGDDIAESILWVCSRPEHVQVAELIILPKAQASAMVVHKQV